One Kallotenue papyrolyticum genomic window carries:
- a CDS encoding ATP-binding protein: protein MTRDHPANAAAVTSTPDPAGLCIALLGRFAVWLGQFEVPTTAFPRRKALHLLKLIALQPGHQLHRDQALDLLWPHLTPRAATAQLYKTIHHVRQAFAAVAPACSPETLLELRHEVIRLTAPAGVHTDVATFEQLAQDALRTGELRLLQQAVACYKGDLLSDDRYEEWTLTRRDALQERFIELLVALGRRWQDTGYLAEAADAFRQALARDAAHEAAHQGLMWVYALQGTRTRALRQYQRCVDLLAQELGVEPSLETTTLYEQILHEQVQPIRPPHDLPIVNLPLLSPFVGRQPERHVLDRFLERLEYGQGGVLLLEGSAGIGKTRLAQELLSTETRRWQVLWGSAYEQEGQSPYAPVIEALRKAIRVDPTDAHLLPAELALAIPELPATSVPVMTADRVAAQSALFAGMLRFLAAHAQRTPLILILDDLHASDAGTWKLFHYLARQAATMPLLLVAIRRTDEPGTALGLDHIVSTLERQNLLHRLTLTALSLEEHHFLLEQTLEGGSIDPRLADELYRLSAGNPLFAKELVRQLATDQKIALVENTWRYTGKTDTIGGPPMLPIPTSVQMLLSNRLALLTPAALRLLQFAAVAEQEIPVSLLEEWSRLGEHRVLEPSLLDVLDQAVAVGLLQERGFSYCFTHPLFRAIIYQQMSLARRRVLHAQVAIGLERAFQKDAVALPVEALAYHYLQAGDVERAAHYLILAGDRAESVFDHDSALHHYGKPLHCSTSNSPRVPNGRAPRSTSASATYSAPSAT, encoded by the coding sequence ATGACTCGCGATCACCCTGCGAATGCTGCGGCTGTCACATCCACTCCAGATCCGGCTGGGCTGTGCATCGCCCTTCTGGGTCGATTTGCCGTTTGGCTCGGACAGTTCGAGGTGCCCACAACTGCTTTCCCGCGCCGCAAAGCACTCCACCTGCTGAAACTTATTGCGCTCCAACCTGGACATCAACTCCATCGCGATCAGGCGCTCGACCTCCTCTGGCCACACCTCACGCCGCGCGCGGCAACGGCACAGCTATACAAGACGATCCATCACGTTCGTCAGGCATTCGCCGCCGTCGCTCCAGCGTGTTCGCCGGAGACGCTGCTCGAACTGCGGCATGAGGTCATCCGTTTGACCGCCCCCGCCGGTGTGCATACGGACGTCGCCACATTTGAACAGCTTGCCCAAGATGCATTACGCACAGGCGAATTGCGCCTGCTCCAACAGGCCGTGGCCTGTTATAAAGGCGACCTCCTTTCAGACGATCGCTACGAGGAGTGGACGCTAACACGCCGCGATGCACTGCAGGAACGCTTCATTGAACTGCTGGTGGCGCTCGGCCGGCGCTGGCAAGACACCGGCTACCTGGCCGAGGCCGCCGATGCGTTCCGCCAGGCGCTGGCTCGCGACGCGGCGCACGAAGCCGCACACCAGGGCTTGATGTGGGTCTACGCGCTGCAAGGGACGCGCACCCGTGCGCTCCGGCAGTATCAGCGCTGCGTCGATCTGCTGGCGCAGGAGCTTGGCGTTGAGCCTTCACTTGAGACGACGACCTTGTACGAGCAGATTCTGCACGAACAAGTGCAGCCTATTCGGCCACCACACGATCTACCAATAGTGAACCTGCCGCTCCTGTCGCCGTTTGTCGGACGACAACCCGAGCGGCATGTACTCGATAGGTTCCTGGAGCGCCTGGAATACGGACAGGGTGGGGTGTTGCTTCTAGAAGGGAGTGCAGGCATTGGCAAGACCCGCCTGGCACAGGAGCTGCTCTCGACAGAGACCCGGCGCTGGCAGGTGTTGTGGGGGAGCGCGTATGAGCAAGAAGGCCAAAGCCCTTATGCACCTGTGATCGAGGCCCTGCGCAAAGCCATACGTGTCGATCCAACCGACGCACACCTGCTTCCGGCGGAACTTGCCCTCGCCATCCCAGAACTGCCTGCCACCTCTGTGCCGGTTATGACAGCGGATCGGGTCGCGGCACAAAGTGCGCTCTTCGCCGGGATGCTGCGCTTCCTTGCAGCCCACGCACAGCGTACACCTCTTATTTTGATTCTGGACGACCTCCATGCATCCGATGCAGGAACCTGGAAGCTGTTTCACTACCTTGCTCGTCAAGCCGCCACTATGCCTTTGCTGCTGGTCGCTATTCGGCGAACCGACGAACCCGGTACCGCTCTTGGGCTGGACCACATCGTCAGCACTCTTGAGCGGCAGAACCTGCTGCATCGCTTGACGCTGACAGCCCTCTCGTTAGAAGAACATCACTTCCTGCTCGAGCAGACACTCGAAGGCGGCAGCATAGACCCACGCCTCGCCGACGAATTGTACCGCCTCTCCGCCGGCAACCCTCTCTTCGCCAAAGAGTTGGTCCGCCAGTTAGCCACCGATCAGAAGATTGCGCTGGTGGAAAACACGTGGCGCTACACCGGCAAGACCGATACCATTGGCGGACCGCCCATGCTCCCCATCCCGACGTCGGTCCAGATGCTCCTGAGCAACCGGCTGGCCCTCCTTACTCCAGCCGCGTTGCGCCTGCTCCAATTCGCGGCGGTAGCGGAACAGGAGATCCCCGTCTCGCTCCTGGAGGAATGGTCGCGATTAGGCGAACATCGCGTGCTGGAGCCATCTCTTTTGGATGTGCTGGACCAGGCTGTCGCAGTGGGGCTCCTACAGGAGCGCGGGTTCAGCTATTGCTTCACGCATCCCTTGTTTCGTGCCATCATCTACCAGCAGATGTCACTCGCCCGGCGGCGGGTGCTCCATGCACAGGTGGCAATCGGGCTGGAGCGCGCATTCCAGAAAGATGCTGTCGCGCTACCGGTCGAAGCGCTGGCCTACCACTATCTGCAAGCCGGAGACGTCGAACGGGCAGCACACTACCTGATCCTGGCAGGCGACCGGGCCGAGTCGGTCTTCGATCATGACAGCGCGCTACATCACTACGGAAAGCCATTGCACTGCTCAACGAGCAACAGCCCACGGGTGCCGAACGGGCGCGCGCCGAGATCCACGAGCGCATCGGCGACGTATAGCGCGCCATCGGCGACGTAG
- a CDS encoding DUF4242 domain-containing protein → MPKYLIERRLPKAGQLSPEELRTISQQSNSVLHEMTQEGKQVQWLHSYVVDDAIYCVYEASDPEVVREHARCGGFPADTISEVRTIIDPTTGE, encoded by the coding sequence ATGCCAAAGTACTTGATCGAGCGTAGACTTCCCAAGGCCGGACAACTCAGCCCGGAAGAACTGCGGACTATTTCCCAGCAGTCGAACAGCGTCCTACATGAGATGACACAGGAGGGCAAACAGGTGCAGTGGCTCCACAGCTACGTGGTGGACGACGCGATCTACTGCGTCTACGAGGCGTCCGACCCGGAGGTGGTACGCGAGCACGCTCGTTGCGGTGGCTTCCCCGCCGACACCATCAGCGAAGTGCGGACCATCATCGATCCGACCACCGGTGAATAA
- a CDS encoding ClbS/DfsB family four-helix bundle protein — protein MAQQRITTKAELLAAIEQAWLALHATLDQLTDAELTTIKDAHGWTIKDHIIHMTAWERSVVCFLQGTPRHVGLGVSESVYIRGNEDDINALIYQQQKDRPISEALEQLRAVHDQLMTLIQPLTDGDLQKRYRDYLPDEPGEGDGPPAINVIYGNTAHHFTEHRRWIERLIGRRIVNYTVVCSADEGINQRRSA, from the coding sequence ATGGCTCAGCAACGCATAACCACAAAAGCCGAGCTACTTGCTGCTATTGAGCAGGCGTGGTTGGCCCTGCATGCAACGCTGGATCAGCTTACGGACGCAGAGCTAACCACGATCAAAGATGCCCACGGCTGGACGATCAAAGACCATATCATCCACATGACCGCCTGGGAGCGTTCAGTCGTGTGCTTCCTGCAAGGGACACCACGGCATGTAGGCCTTGGTGTAAGTGAATCAGTGTATATAAGGGGCAATGAAGACGACATCAATGCGCTGATCTATCAGCAGCAGAAAGACCGCCCTATATCCGAAGCGCTGGAGCAATTGCGAGCGGTACATGACCAGCTAATGACCCTCATCCAACCGTTGACCGATGGAGATTTGCAGAAAAGGTACCGTGACTATTTACCAGATGAGCCAGGCGAGGGCGATGGGCCACCAGCGATCAACGTGATTTATGGCAACACGGCGCATCACTTCACGGAGCATCGGAGATGGATCGAGCGTCTTATTGGCCGCCGCATAGTCAACTACACCGTGGTATGCTCGGCGGATGAGGGGATCAACCAGAGGCGGTCCGCGTGA
- a CDS encoding class I SAM-dependent methyltransferase: protein MKDFDPATSFGPDVAAHYDDYRRGDEEDAVAFLAEFAKEGSALEFAIGTGRIALPLATKGIQVDGIELSPHMVEQLRAKPGGQNINVIIGDMSSATTNRRYSLVYLVFNTIFNLLTADDQIRCFENAARHLTPNGYFIVETALPHAWISPDKSDYVHAEYVGKETVVLDVARYDPVTQLLEENHVQFTARGITMLPIVCRLITPGEMDLMARIAGMRLVQRFSNWRRTAFDINSKAHVSVYGF from the coding sequence ATGAAAGATTTTGACCCCGCAACCAGTTTCGGCCCAGATGTAGCTGCACATTACGATGATTACAGGCGCGGTGATGAAGAAGATGCGGTTGCGTTTCTTGCAGAGTTTGCAAAAGAAGGCTCCGCTCTTGAGTTTGCAATTGGTACGGGTCGAATCGCACTTCCGTTAGCAACCAAGGGGATCCAAGTTGATGGCATTGAATTATCGCCCCATATGGTTGAGCAGCTCCGCGCCAAACCCGGAGGACAAAATATCAATGTAATCATCGGGGATATGAGTAGCGCAACAACCAATCGGCGTTACTCTCTCGTATATTTGGTCTTTAACACAATATTTAATCTCCTCACCGCAGATGACCAGATTCGTTGCTTTGAAAACGCTGCACGCCACCTTACCCCCAATGGATATTTCATAGTGGAAACCGCGTTGCCTCATGCCTGGATTTCCCCAGACAAATCAGATTATGTTCACGCTGAGTATGTAGGCAAAGAAACGGTTGTACTTGATGTCGCCCGTTATGACCCAGTCACCCAGTTACTTGAAGAAAACCATGTTCAATTTACTGCACGGGGTATAACGATGTTGCCAATTGTTTGTCGCTTAATTACTCCTGGCGAAATGGATTTAATGGCGCGCATTGCAGGTATGCGGCTTGTTCAAAGGTTTTCGAATTGGCGGCGAACCGCATTCGATATCAATAGCAAAGCGCATGTATCAGTTTATGGTTTTTAA
- a CDS encoding VOC family protein — protein sequence MKLNHVNLTVTDVRAASAFLETYFGLRSIGGNAGMAFVTDDDGSVLTLMKAGKTTQVSYPDNFHIGFVVESEAQVDAINRRLKDDGYDVTSPERHHGYTFYVKAPGGFTIELGAPSSGEQAS from the coding sequence ATGAAACTGAACCATGTCAATCTTACTGTCACGGACGTGCGGGCGGCGAGTGCGTTCTTAGAAACGTATTTCGGGCTGCGGAGTATCGGAGGGAACGCCGGTATGGCATTTGTCACGGACGACGATGGATCCGTGCTAACCTTAATGAAGGCGGGTAAGACTACCCAAGTCAGCTATCCCGATAACTTTCATATTGGTTTCGTTGTCGAGAGCGAAGCGCAGGTGGACGCGATCAATCGCCGCCTGAAGGATGATGGCTACGATGTGACATCGCCGGAGCGGCATCACGGGTATACATTCTATGTAAAGGCACCAGGCGGGTTCACCATCGAGCTAGGGGCCCCAAGTTCGGGTGAACAAGCTAGCTAG
- a CDS encoding N-acyl homoserine lactonase family protein, which yields MSQTAVKRLYLMQVGSMPDYQIPIVCYLVQTGDGKNILIDTGLPERLPEGESEFENGRDVIEQLASIGLSPNDIDTVISTHYDGDHAGRHAAFTKAHYVVQRVHHEDAASNPRYAVVRSQWDQPMERIRLVDGDTELLPGLELIETSGHVPGHQSVLVRLPNTGTVLLTIDAVAFRKSFVRDLAEDGSTPDTEAIRASTNKLLDLVEREKVGLVIFGHEQEQWESLKKLLEYYE from the coding sequence ATGAGCCAGACTGCGGTGAAGCGTCTGTATCTCATGCAGGTTGGTTCCATGCCGGACTACCAGATTCCGATTGTGTGCTATCTCGTGCAAACGGGTGACGGCAAGAATATTTTGATTGACACTGGTCTCCCGGAGAGGCTGCCGGAAGGAGAATCGGAGTTCGAGAATGGGCGGGACGTTATCGAGCAATTGGCGAGCATTGGCTTAAGCCCGAACGATATTGATACCGTCATTTCGACGCATTATGATGGCGACCATGCCGGCAGACACGCAGCCTTCACGAAGGCGCACTATGTTGTGCAGCGTGTGCATCATGAGGATGCGGCGAGCAACCCACGGTATGCTGTTGTTCGATCCCAATGGGACCAACCAATGGAGCGCATTCGGTTGGTGGACGGGGACACGGAACTGCTGCCGGGGCTGGAGCTGATTGAGACGAGCGGGCATGTGCCGGGACATCAATCGGTGCTGGTGCGGCTGCCCAACACCGGCACGGTGCTCCTCACGATTGACGCGGTAGCCTTCCGCAAGAGCTTTGTTCGTGACCTGGCGGAGGATGGGAGTACCCCGGACACCGAAGCGATTCGCGCCAGTACCAACAAGCTCCTTGATCTGGTGGAACGAGAGAAGGTTGGGCTGGTAATTTTTGGTCATGAACAGGAACAGTGGGAAAGCCTAAAAAAGCTGCTGGAGTACTATGAGTGA
- a CDS encoding cysteine hydrolase family protein, whose product MATVRAGNKGVLVIIDAQVGVMSDLWEAPRVIQNISCAVARARAQGVPVIWVQHPDEELAYGSPAWQWVPELAPAPGEPVIHKHFNSAFEQTTFELELAKLGATHLALAGAVVPRSMRCHRCACEEPRPL is encoded by the coding sequence ATGGCCACCGTACGTGCTGGTAACAAGGGAGTTTTAGTGATCATCGACGCTCAAGTCGGCGTGATGAGCGATTTATGGGAAGCCCCGCGGGTCATCCAGAACATATCGTGCGCGGTGGCGCGGGCTCGCGCTCAGGGGGTGCCGGTGATCTGGGTGCAACACCCTGACGAGGAATTGGCCTACGGCAGTCCCGCATGGCAGTGGGTGCCAGAACTGGCACCGGCTCCTGGTGAGCCGGTCATTCATAAGCACTTCAATTCGGCGTTCGAGCAAACAACCTTCGAACTGGAACTTGCCAAACTCGGCGCGACGCATCTCGCTCTTGCCGGAGCCGTCGTTCCACGAAGCATGCGGTGTCACAGATGCGCGTGCGAGGAACCAAGGCCGCTCTAG
- a CDS encoding FAD-dependent oxidoreductase: MSYQKQAVVIGASMGGLLAARALADFFEQVTLIERDAFPPMGKNRKGVPQGRHTHALLLRGGSILEGMFPGLTADLMAQGAPLLDRPEKELIWFDGGGYHARFTNGDGRNGALCVSRPLLEGYVRQRLMALPNVKAIEQCDALGLVPSERRSRVRGVRLLRRAEGSAEEVLEADLVVDASGRGSRAPRWLEEMGYPPPEEEQVTINLAGVTRLYRRHPGHLNGAKVVVITLSPTLKRGAVMLAQEGERWTLTLIGFAGDSPPRDDEGFLAFARSLPVPEIYAVIKDAEPLSDFLPYRVRANQRHRYERLTRFPEGFLIIGDALCSFNPIYGQGMSVAAMEALDLQHELRQGTEGLWRRFFRRAARSIDIPWQIVIGGDLRFPEAEGRRTTSIRFINAYMERLHRAAHRDPTVARAFNDVATLLAPPQSLMRPGIMWRVLRG; this comes from the coding sequence ATGTCCTATCAAAAGCAAGCCGTCGTCATCGGGGCCAGCATGGGCGGGCTGTTGGCCGCCCGGGCTCTGGCCGATTTCTTCGAGCAGGTCACCCTCATCGAGCGGGATGCCTTCCCGCCAATGGGCAAAAACCGCAAGGGGGTGCCCCAGGGCCGCCACACCCATGCCCTGCTGCTGCGGGGTGGCTCGATCCTGGAGGGGATGTTTCCCGGCCTGACTGCCGATCTGATGGCGCAAGGCGCACCGCTCCTCGACCGGCCTGAGAAGGAGCTGATCTGGTTCGACGGCGGCGGCTATCATGCCCGTTTTACCAACGGCGATGGTCGCAACGGCGCATTGTGCGTCAGCCGACCGCTGCTGGAAGGCTACGTGCGGCAGCGGCTGATGGCCCTGCCCAATGTGAAGGCCATCGAGCAGTGCGATGCGCTGGGGCTGGTGCCATCGGAACGCCGCAGCCGGGTGCGCGGGGTACGACTGCTGCGCCGGGCAGAGGGCAGCGCCGAGGAGGTGTTGGAGGCCGACCTGGTGGTGGACGCCAGCGGCCGCGGCTCCCGTGCCCCGCGTTGGCTGGAGGAGATGGGCTATCCACCGCCGGAGGAGGAACAGGTGACGATCAATCTGGCCGGGGTAACCCGCCTGTATCGCCGGCATCCGGGGCATCTAAATGGCGCAAAGGTGGTTGTGATCACCCTTTCACCCACCCTCAAGCGAGGTGCGGTGATGCTTGCCCAAGAAGGGGAGCGCTGGACGCTCACCCTGATCGGCTTCGCTGGGGATTCGCCCCCGAGGGATGACGAAGGCTTTCTCGCTTTCGCCAGGAGCCTGCCCGTACCGGAGATCTACGCGGTGATCAAGGACGCCGAGCCGCTCTCCGATTTTCTCCCCTACCGTGTCAGAGCCAATCAACGACATCGGTACGAGCGTCTGACCCGTTTTCCGGAGGGCTTCCTGATCATAGGCGATGCCCTGTGCAGTTTCAACCCCATTTACGGCCAAGGCATGTCGGTGGCGGCCATGGAAGCGCTAGATTTGCAGCACGAATTGCGCCAGGGGACCGAAGGGCTGTGGCGGCGCTTCTTCCGGCGGGCGGCGAGGAGCATCGACATCCCCTGGCAGATCGTGATCGGCGGCGACCTGCGCTTTCCGGAGGCGGAAGGCAGGCGCACGACCTCTATCCGCTTCATCAACGCCTACATGGAGCGGCTGCATCGGGCAGCGCACCGCGATCCGACCGTAGCCCGGGCCTTCAACGACGTAGCCACGCTTCTGGCCCCGCCCCAGAGCCTGATGCGGCCAGGGATCATGTGGCGGGTGCTGCGAGGGTAG
- a CDS encoding alpha/beta fold hydrolase: MPGFGQGDKPKDLEYTVEGYARHLGGVLNHLGVRRAHLVLHDFGGPWGLAWAAQYPARLASVVLTNIGIMPGYRWHSLARIWRTPILGELFQATTTRFGFGFLIQRSNPRGLPEAMVDRMYRDLDWGTKRAVLRLYRATNNPGQMAEELGTIFRQLDVPVLVVWGAADPFVPVRFAERQREFFPRAHIVILERSGHWPFVDDPEAVAGALIPFLQKQTQR, from the coding sequence ATGCCCGGCTTCGGCCAGGGGGACAAGCCCAAAGACCTCGAGTACACTGTCGAAGGCTACGCTCGCCACCTGGGCGGCGTCCTGAACCACCTGGGTGTGCGCCGGGCGCACCTGGTGCTGCACGACTTCGGCGGGCCGTGGGGCCTGGCCTGGGCGGCCCAATATCCGGCGCGGCTGGCCAGCGTGGTGCTCACCAACATCGGCATCATGCCCGGCTACCGCTGGCACTCCCTGGCCCGCATCTGGCGCACACCCATCCTGGGCGAACTCTTCCAGGCCACAACCACCCGCTTCGGGTTTGGTTTTTTGATCCAGCGCAGCAATCCCCGCGGCCTCCCCGAGGCCATGGTGGACCGCATGTACCGCGATCTGGACTGGGGCACGAAGCGGGCGGTCCTGCGCCTCTACCGGGCCACAAACAACCCCGGCCAGATGGCCGAGGAACTGGGGACAATCTTCCGGCAACTGGACGTGCCGGTTCTGGTTGTCTGGGGCGCAGCCGACCCCTTCGTGCCGGTGCGGTTCGCCGAGCGCCAGCGGGAGTTCTTCCCCCGCGCCCACATCGTGATCCTGGAGCGGAGTGGTCACTGGCCCTTCGTCGACGATCCCGAAGCCGTCGCCGGTGCCCTCATCCCCTTCCTGCAGAAGCAGACCCAACGGTAG
- a CDS encoding class I SAM-dependent methyltransferase produces the protein MASTQTLSNQYALTHTQQELERLVHQGRFLGELTEYMLHRAGLAPGMRVLDVGCGAGDVSFLASKLVGPEGAVIGVDRAPEAVAYAKQRAQQAGLENVCFIAADATQWVPDAPVDALIGRLVLMYFPDPAAVLRRLLAFVKPGGIVAFQELDTPVAPLAEVMCDPICETYMAAGSRITQTLTRLGADTRTGVKLRRIFEQAGLPGAQTIAMARYESGTDSAIYAWIEQLTRTLLPLMQQTGIATAEAVQVDTLAERMRQEAVEKGCTLVTPSLVAAWARKD, from the coding sequence ATGGCATCCACACAAACCTTGTCTAATCAATACGCCCTGACTCACACCCAGCAAGAATTGGAGCGGCTGGTGCATCAAGGTCGCTTTCTGGGCGAACTGACAGAATATATGCTCCACAGAGCCGGCCTGGCCCCCGGTATGCGCGTGCTGGACGTGGGCTGCGGCGCCGGCGATGTCTCGTTCCTGGCGTCCAAGCTGGTCGGGCCGGAGGGAGCGGTCATCGGCGTGGACCGGGCGCCAGAAGCAGTTGCGTATGCCAAACAGCGGGCGCAGCAGGCCGGGCTGGAGAATGTGTGCTTCATCGCCGCGGACGCAACCCAGTGGGTGCCCGATGCACCTGTGGACGCCCTCATCGGCCGCTTGGTGTTGATGTACTTCCCCGACCCGGCGGCAGTGCTGAGGCGGCTGCTGGCGTTCGTCAAGCCAGGTGGCATCGTTGCCTTTCAGGAACTGGATACGCCGGTGGCGCCCCTAGCTGAAGTGATGTGTGATCCCATCTGCGAAACGTACATGGCCGCTGGCAGCCGCATCACCCAGACTCTCACCCGCTTGGGAGCAGACACCCGCACCGGGGTGAAACTCCGGCGCATCTTCGAGCAGGCCGGGCTGCCGGGCGCCCAAACCATTGCCATGGCCCGCTACGAAAGCGGGACGGACTCGGCCATCTACGCCTGGATCGAGCAGTTGACCCGCACCCTGCTGCCGCTGATGCAGCAAACCGGCATAGCCACCGCCGAAGCGGTGCAGGTGGACACCCTGGCCGAGCGCATGCGGCAGGAAGCGGTGGAGAAGGGTTGTACGCTGGTCACGCCGTCGCTGGTAGCCGCCTGGGCGCGCAAAGATTAG
- a CDS encoding M48 family metallopeptidase, with product MTKGSQGPHTLLQQAITRDILVAEALAWAERIGVADRLREIHVRPMPRKWASISTRGRLTLNEELLTQPAGFRHEVIVHELVHLKLEHGSHNKLFRTLVKAYLAAWSNAVTQG from the coding sequence ATGACCAAGGGTTCGCAAGGCCCCCATACTTTGCTCCAACAGGCGATCACCCGCGATATCCTGGTTGCCGAAGCCCTGGCCTGGGCGGAGCGCATCGGAGTGGCAGACCGTCTTCGGGAGATCCATGTGCGCCCAATGCCGCGCAAGTGGGCCAGTATTTCCACCCGTGGGCGGCTCACCCTCAATGAGGAACTGCTGACACAGCCGGCCGGATTCCGTCACGAAGTCATCGTACACGAGCTCGTGCATCTCAAGCTCGAGCACGGAAGCCACAACAAACTGTTTCGCACTCTGGTAAAGGCCTACCTGGCTGCATGGTCGAATGCGGTCACACAAGGTTAA